From the Corvus cornix cornix isolate S_Up_H32 chromosome 1A, ASM73873v5, whole genome shotgun sequence genome, the window CTGCTGCGCAAGGGCAACTACGCGGAGCGCGTGGGCGCCGGCGCCCCGGTGTACCTGGCGGCCGTGCTGGAGTACCTGACGGCCGAGATCCTGGAGCTGGCGGGCAACGCGGCCCGCGACAACAAGAAGACGCGCATCATCCCCCGCCACCTGCAGCTCGCCATCCGCAACGACGAGGAGCTCAACAAGCTGCTGGGCAAGGTGACGATCGCGCAGGGCGGCGTGCTGCCC encodes:
- the LOC104696400 gene encoding histone H2A, whose translation is MSGRGKQGGKARAKAKSRSSRAGLQFPVGRVHRLLRKGNYAERVGAGAPVYLAAVLEYLTAEILELAGNAARDNKKTRIIPRHLQLAIRNDEELNKLLGKVTIAQGGVLPNIQAVLLPKKTDSHKAKSK